In the genome of Actinomadura graeca, one region contains:
- a CDS encoding glycosyltransferase — MAGPRDVFIVCNNADDMGGLQRWAHHMARLLAGRGDRVTLVGITRGETPYHHHRDGSYAVEVLHGRWRPPVLPWRPTGLWQRLDVAARGRDLWRRAAQRRGAARLTELFAAARPGAVVIVAQVWAMEWVRLADVRGPRVIGMSHESYAASRRSSRYRRVREHFAGADRLLVLTAEDADAWARDGMTNVDHIPNALPVEPAVHPTLDLPVVACVGRLSYEKGVDLLLEAWERAVAGRAGWRLHVYGDGPEREALRARAEAAGVAGSVEFRGVIADVEEALVEASVFALPSRDEGLPMSVMEAMAYGLPSVAFDCAPGVRSLIGDEEGGLLVRRGDTAAFAAALGRLMDDPDLRRALGGAALASVQRFRPDAVLARWDRLFGLLHGEPPREREEAVPARRPGARDGALGRIPVRGAEPALGGDPS, encoded by the coding sequence GTGGCCGGACCTCGTGACGTCTTCATCGTCTGCAACAACGCCGACGACATGGGCGGCCTCCAGCGGTGGGCGCACCACATGGCCCGGCTACTGGCCGGGCGGGGCGACCGCGTCACCCTCGTCGGCATCACCCGCGGGGAGACGCCCTACCACCACCACCGGGACGGCTCCTACGCGGTGGAGGTGCTGCACGGGCGGTGGCGTCCGCCCGTCCTGCCGTGGCGCCCCACCGGCCTGTGGCAGCGCCTGGACGTGGCGGCGCGCGGCCGCGACCTGTGGCGGCGCGCGGCCCAGCGGCGCGGCGCCGCGCGCCTGACCGAGCTGTTCGCCGCCGCGCGGCCGGGCGCGGTGGTGATCGTCGCGCAGGTGTGGGCGATGGAGTGGGTCCGGCTGGCGGACGTCCGGGGTCCGCGCGTCATCGGCATGAGCCACGAGTCGTACGCGGCGTCCCGCAGGTCGTCGCGGTACCGGCGGGTCAGGGAGCACTTCGCCGGGGCGGACCGGCTGCTGGTCCTGACCGCCGAGGACGCCGACGCCTGGGCGCGCGACGGCATGACCAACGTCGACCACATCCCGAACGCCCTGCCCGTCGAGCCCGCCGTCCACCCGACGCTCGACCTCCCGGTCGTCGCCTGCGTGGGGCGCCTGTCGTACGAGAAGGGCGTCGACCTGCTGCTGGAGGCGTGGGAGCGGGCGGTCGCCGGCCGGGCGGGCTGGCGGCTGCACGTCTACGGCGACGGCCCGGAGCGGGAGGCGTTGCGGGCACGGGCCGAGGCCGCGGGGGTGGCGGGATCGGTGGAGTTCCGGGGGGTGATCGCCGACGTCGAGGAGGCGCTGGTCGAGGCGTCGGTCTTCGCGCTGCCGTCCCGGGACGAGGGCCTGCCCATGTCGGTGATGGAGGCGATGGCCTACGGGCTGCCCTCGGTCGCGTTCGACTGCGCGCCCGGGGTCCGCTCCCTGATCGGGGACGAGGAGGGCGGGCTGCTGGTCCGGCGCGGCGACACGGCCGCGTTCGCCGCCGCGCTCGGCCGGCTGATGGACGACCCGGACCTGCGGCGGGCGCTCGGCGGCGCGGCGCTCGCGTCCGTCCAGCGGTTCCGGCCGGACGCGGTGCTCGCCCGGTGGGACCGGCTCTTCGGCCTTCTCCACGGAGAACCCCCGCGTGAGCGCGAGGAGGCGGTCCCCGCGCGGCGGCCCGGCGCCCGGGACGGCGCCCTGGGCCGTATCCCGGTGCGGGGCGCCGAGCCCGCGCTCGGTGGCGACCCGTCCTGA
- a CDS encoding bifunctional glycosyltransferase/CDP-glycerol:glycerophosphate glycerophosphotransferase, with protein sequence MRARPEASVVVIAYNDERRLPRAVASVLAQSLGGVETVIVDDASTDGTARAADRLAAAHPGRVRAVHLPSNSGGCGRPRNTGIERSSGRYVMFLDSDDLLDRHACLNLVSAAEETGADLVSGLCERIFLDVPEGRKDRVRPWYPWLYRHSAVHRSLSERPNLLYDTLSTNKAYRRAFLEDNGLRFAERLHYEDLLFTAEAYLAAGRTALIPHRVYHWLVKEREVPPSISSRRAEVANFADRLEVHRRIDMLFALRGAHDLRRAKDVKFVNHDLVLCLRELRGRDPGHRARLLDSAARYLAELDPRAFETAHPMAAIAAYLTREGDHAGALAAAEYGRAARPELRVHLEEQRDGRVLWGGAPSPDGAAPSHGVAAWTARAAGRRILDVTDFGFHERPLRELRPANTVTGLEMRGDKAHMSGYVLNPLERIRPDSRLAATLEFRDRRRPSRRRRTRARIEHRGGRLDWRADFDPRRVHPVGFVDPVWDVLLRVRVDGEELVTRPGDGAGSPPLDGVALPVRPRLTRLAAGRLRSYVTGGGHLAFTLDPGGAPARLAGAAVHRAATTRAARRAWREVRRLKSSARGLLTSRATKTAVFNRVLSRLPVRAGLVVFESHLGARYAGNPKYIYRELRRSGRPVRAVWSYAASAKGFPQDATLVRRGSWAYHLALARARFWVDDQGYPDGLRKRPETTYIQTWHGSAYKPMGTDKPSVKSGPRSERARLRRMAERFDCFLVRSGHDAGTLARGLGVRAELLASGYPRNDPLVTGVDGDPELAAEIAALRGSLGLGDGRRAVLYAPTFRTGPGGRPVRRLDPPVDPAVFARELGGELVLLVRPHYLCEAALPPSAHDVMRDAGAVPDVTPLLLLADALVTDHSSIMFDFALLDRPIILHLPDEDGLDTGYFDLRRHAPGPITRTEDELVAALAGLRSPGDAHAARRRAFALRFGEHDRGTAARTVVERYFGEGSGRGRTS encoded by the coding sequence ATGCGGGCGCGCCCGGAGGCCAGCGTGGTGGTGATCGCCTACAACGACGAGCGGCGGCTGCCCCGCGCGGTCGCCTCGGTGCTGGCGCAGTCGCTGGGCGGCGTCGAGACGGTGATCGTCGACGACGCGAGCACCGACGGGACCGCGCGGGCGGCCGACCGGCTGGCCGCCGCGCACCCGGGACGGGTCCGCGCCGTCCACCTGCCGTCCAACTCGGGGGGCTGCGGCCGTCCCCGCAACACCGGGATCGAGCGGTCGAGCGGCCGCTACGTGATGTTCCTCGACAGCGACGACCTGCTGGACCGGCACGCCTGCCTCAACCTCGTCTCGGCCGCGGAGGAGACCGGCGCCGACCTGGTCTCGGGCCTGTGCGAGCGGATCTTCCTGGACGTGCCCGAGGGGCGGAAGGACCGCGTCCGCCCCTGGTATCCGTGGCTCTACAGGCATAGCGCGGTGCACCGGTCGCTGAGCGAGCGGCCCAACCTCCTCTACGACACGCTGTCGACCAACAAGGCGTACCGCCGGGCCTTCCTGGAGGACAACGGGCTGCGGTTCGCCGAGCGGCTCCACTACGAGGACCTGCTGTTCACGGCGGAGGCGTACCTCGCGGCGGGGCGGACGGCGCTGATCCCCCACCGGGTCTACCACTGGCTGGTCAAGGAGCGGGAGGTCCCGCCGTCGATCTCCAGCCGGCGGGCCGAGGTCGCCAATTTCGCCGACCGGCTGGAGGTCCACCGGCGCATCGACATGCTGTTCGCGCTGCGCGGCGCCCACGATCTGAGACGGGCGAAGGACGTCAAGTTCGTCAACCACGACCTGGTCCTCTGCCTGCGCGAGCTGCGCGGCCGCGACCCCGGCCACCGGGCCCGGCTCCTGGACTCGGCCGCCCGCTACCTCGCGGAGCTGGATCCGAGGGCCTTCGAGACGGCCCACCCGATGGCGGCCATCGCCGCGTACCTGACCCGCGAGGGCGACCACGCCGGGGCGCTGGCGGCGGCCGAGTACGGCCGGGCCGCACGTCCTGAGCTGCGCGTCCATCTGGAGGAGCAGCGGGACGGGCGGGTCCTCTGGGGCGGCGCCCCGTCCCCGGACGGCGCCGCGCCCTCGCACGGGGTGGCCGCCTGGACGGCAAGGGCGGCGGGCCGCCGGATCCTGGACGTGACCGACTTCGGCTTCCACGAGCGGCCCCTCCGGGAACTGCGCCCGGCGAACACGGTCACGGGACTGGAGATGCGCGGCGACAAGGCGCACATGTCCGGCTACGTGCTCAACCCGTTGGAGCGGATACGTCCGGACTCCCGCCTCGCGGCCACGCTGGAGTTCCGCGACCGGCGCCGTCCGTCGCGCCGTCGGCGGACCCGGGCCCGGATCGAGCACCGCGGAGGGCGGCTGGACTGGCGGGCCGACTTCGACCCGCGCCGCGTCCACCCGGTCGGCTTCGTCGATCCCGTCTGGGACGTCCTGCTCCGAGTGCGGGTGGACGGCGAGGAGCTGGTCACCCGGCCCGGCGACGGCGCGGGATCACCTCCGCTCGACGGGGTCGCCCTTCCGGTACGGCCCCGGCTGACGCGGCTCGCGGCCGGCCGTCTCCGCTCGTACGTCACCGGGGGCGGCCACCTGGCCTTCACCCTCGACCCGGGCGGCGCTCCGGCCCGGCTTGCCGGGGCGGCCGTGCACCGGGCCGCGACGACGCGCGCCGCGCGGCGGGCCTGGCGCGAGGTCCGGCGGCTGAAGTCGTCGGCACGCGGGCTGCTGACGTCCCGCGCGACCAAGACGGCCGTGTTCAACCGGGTGCTGAGCCGGTTGCCCGTCCGCGCCGGGCTCGTGGTCTTCGAGAGCCACCTCGGCGCCCGGTACGCCGGCAACCCCAAGTACATCTACCGGGAGCTGCGCCGCTCGGGCCGGCCCGTCCGGGCGGTGTGGTCGTACGCGGCGTCCGCGAAGGGGTTCCCGCAGGACGCGACCCTGGTCAGGCGGGGATCCTGGGCCTACCACCTGGCGCTCGCGCGGGCCCGGTTCTGGGTCGACGACCAGGGATATCCGGACGGCCTCCGCAAACGGCCGGAGACCACCTACATCCAGACCTGGCACGGCTCGGCGTACAAGCCGATGGGGACGGACAAGCCGAGCGTGAAGAGCGGCCCGAGGTCCGAGCGGGCCCGGCTGCGGCGCATGGCAGAGCGGTTCGACTGCTTCCTCGTGCGGTCCGGGCACGACGCCGGCACCCTGGCCAGGGGCCTCGGCGTCCGCGCCGAGCTGCTCGCGTCCGGCTACCCGCGCAACGACCCGCTCGTCACCGGCGTGGACGGCGATCCGGAGCTGGCCGCCGAGATCGCCGCGCTCCGCGGCTCGCTCGGCCTCGGCGACGGCCGCCGCGCCGTGCTGTACGCGCCGACGTTCCGCACCGGCCCCGGCGGGCGCCCGGTCCGCCGGCTGGATCCCCCCGTCGACCCCGCGGTGTTCGCCCGCGAGCTGGGCGGCGAGCTGGTACTGCTCGTCCGGCCCCACTATCTGTGCGAGGCCGCGCTCCCGCCCTCCGCGCACGACGTGATGCGCGACGCCGGCGCCGTCCCCGACGTGACACCGCTGCTGCTGCTCGCGGACGCGCTGGTCACCGACCACTCCTCGATCATGTTCGACTTCGCGCTGCTCGACCGGCCGATCATCCTGCACCTCCCGGACGAGGACGGCCTCGACACCGGCTACTTCGACCTGCGGCGGCACGCCCCCGGCCCGATCACGCGCACCGAGGACGAGCTCGTCGCCGCGCTCGCCGGCCTGCGCTCACCGGGCGACGCCCACGCGGCCCGCCGCCGGGCGTTCGCGCTGCGGTTCGGCGAGCACGACCGCGGGACCGCCGCCCGCACGGTCGTGGAACGCTACTTCGGCGAAGGGAGCGGCCGTGGCCGGACCTCGTGA
- the glpK gene encoding glycerol kinase GlpK has protein sequence MADFVGALDQGTTSTRFMVFDHSGAVVARHQLEHRQILPRPGWVEHDPAEIWENTRTVIQTALATAGLSTTDLQAIGITNQRETTVVWDPRTGHPLHNAIVWQDTRTDQITTALQHDSRGQMIRDRTGLPPATYFSAAKAQWILDNTPGARQAAHHGHALMGTIDTWLLWNLTGGPHGGVHLTDPTNASRTMLMDLHTLTWDPELLDIFTLPATMLPAIGPSTQPGGYGPTHPDTPLAHPNGTTTASTGTGGSGTGGVPVTAILGDQQAATVGQVCFAPGEAKNTYGTGNFLLLNTGHQPVTSHAGMLTTVCYQLAGQPPVYALEGSIAVTGSAVQWLRDQLGLITDAAHSETLARQAGDNGGIYFVPAFSGLFAPYWRADARGAIVGLSRHTTAAHLARATLEAICYQTRDVVEAMHHDSGVTLEVLKVDGGVTTNHLCMQLQADILGVPVSRPTITETTALGAAYAAGLATGLWHDTDELRTHWHQDHRWEPTWTPRQRDHAYTGWKKAVERTYGWIDID, from the coding sequence ATGGCTGATTTCGTTGGTGCGCTGGATCAGGGGACGACCAGCACCAGGTTCATGGTGTTCGATCACTCCGGTGCGGTGGTGGCCCGGCACCAGCTGGAACACCGGCAGATCCTGCCCCGCCCCGGATGGGTCGAGCACGACCCCGCCGAAATCTGGGAGAACACCCGCACCGTCATCCAGACCGCGCTGGCCACCGCCGGGCTGTCCACCACCGACCTGCAGGCCATCGGCATCACCAACCAGCGCGAGACCACCGTGGTCTGGGACCCCCGCACCGGCCACCCCCTGCACAACGCCATCGTCTGGCAAGACACCCGCACCGACCAGATCACCACCGCCCTGCAACACGACAGCCGCGGCCAGATGATCCGCGACCGCACCGGCCTGCCCCCCGCCACCTACTTCTCCGCCGCCAAAGCCCAATGGATCCTGGACAACACCCCCGGCGCCCGCCAAGCCGCCCACCACGGCCACGCCCTCATGGGCACCATCGACACCTGGCTGCTATGGAACCTCACCGGCGGCCCCCACGGCGGCGTCCACCTCACCGACCCCACCAACGCCTCCCGCACCATGCTCATGGACCTGCACACCCTCACCTGGGACCCCGAACTGCTGGACATCTTCACCCTCCCGGCCACCATGCTCCCGGCCATCGGCCCCTCCACCCAGCCCGGCGGCTACGGCCCCACCCACCCCGACACCCCCCTCGCCCACCCCAACGGCACAACCACCGCAAGCACAGGCACCGGCGGGAGCGGCACCGGCGGGGTGCCGGTCACCGCGATCCTGGGCGACCAGCAAGCCGCCACCGTCGGACAGGTCTGCTTCGCCCCCGGCGAGGCCAAAAACACCTACGGCACCGGCAACTTCCTGCTGCTCAACACCGGCCACCAGCCCGTGACCTCCCACGCCGGGATGCTCACCACCGTGTGCTACCAGCTGGCCGGGCAACCCCCCGTCTACGCCCTGGAAGGCTCCATCGCCGTCACCGGATCGGCCGTGCAATGGCTACGCGACCAGCTCGGCCTCATCACCGACGCCGCCCACAGCGAAACCCTGGCCCGCCAGGCCGGCGACAACGGCGGCATCTACTTCGTCCCCGCCTTCTCCGGCCTGTTCGCCCCCTACTGGCGCGCCGACGCCCGCGGCGCCATCGTCGGGCTGTCGCGCCACACCACCGCCGCGCACCTGGCCCGCGCCACCCTGGAGGCCATCTGCTACCAGACCCGCGACGTGGTCGAGGCCATGCACCACGACTCCGGCGTCACCCTGGAGGTCCTCAAGGTCGACGGCGGCGTCACCACCAACCACCTGTGCATGCAACTGCAAGCCGACATCCTGGGCGTCCCGGTCTCCCGCCCCACCATCACCGAGACCACCGCCCTGGGCGCCGCCTACGCCGCCGGCCTGGCCACCGGCCTGTGGCACGACACCGACGAACTACGCACCCACTGGCACCAAGACCACCGCTGGGAACCCACCTGGACCCCCCGCCAACGCGACCACGCCTACACCGGATGGAAGAAAGCCGTCGAACGCACCTACGGATGGATCGACATCGACTGA
- a CDS encoding SDR family NAD(P)-dependent oxidoreductase gives MTSSQHKIGSGFGAGSTAEDVLKGIDLTGRLALVTGGYSGIGLETTRALAAAGARVVVPARRRRAAEDAVAGIGGVEVGELDLADLEDVRAFAGRFLATGRGIDLLIANAGIMACPESRVGPGWEAQFATNHLGHHALVNRLWPAIRPGARVVAVSSAAHHFSRMRWDDVHFDRGYDKWEAYGQSKTANILFAVHLDALARDTVRAFSLHPGSILTPLVRHVAKEEQRERGWIDEHGNEIGAGFKTPGQGAATGVWAATSPRLAGHGGVYCEDCDIAEPAPGDLPETIGRPAGAERPMSGVRSYAVDPDEAARLWALSAELTGVDAFA, from the coding sequence ATGACGAGCTCTCAACACAAGATCGGATCGGGGTTCGGCGCGGGCAGCACCGCCGAGGACGTCCTGAAGGGGATCGACCTGACGGGGAGGCTCGCCCTCGTCACCGGCGGGTACTCGGGCATCGGGCTGGAGACGACCCGCGCGCTCGCCGCCGCGGGCGCCCGCGTCGTGGTGCCCGCGCGGCGGCGGCGGGCCGCCGAGGACGCCGTCGCCGGGATCGGCGGCGTCGAGGTCGGCGAGCTGGACCTGGCCGACCTTGAGGACGTCCGGGCGTTCGCCGGCCGCTTCCTCGCGACCGGCCGCGGCATCGACCTCCTCATCGCCAACGCCGGGATCATGGCCTGTCCCGAGAGCCGGGTCGGCCCGGGCTGGGAGGCCCAGTTCGCGACCAACCATCTCGGCCACCACGCACTGGTCAACCGGCTGTGGCCGGCGATCCGGCCGGGTGCCCGGGTCGTCGCCGTCTCCTCGGCCGCGCACCACTTCTCCCGCATGCGCTGGGACGATGTCCATTTCGACCGCGGCTACGACAAATGGGAGGCGTACGGGCAGTCCAAGACCGCGAACATCCTCTTCGCGGTCCATCTCGACGCGCTCGCCCGGGACACCGTGCGTGCCTTCTCCCTGCACCCGGGCAGCATCCTCACGCCGCTCGTGCGGCATGTCGCCAAGGAAGAGCAGAGGGAACGGGGCTGGATCGACGAGCACGGCAACGAGATCGGCGCGGGATTCAAGACACCCGGGCAGGGCGCGGCCACCGGGGTGTGGGCTGCCACGTCACCGCGGCTGGCCGGGCACGGTGGCGTCTACTGCGAGGACTGTGACATCGCCGAGCCCGCGCCCGGGGACCTCCCGGAGACCATCGGCCGCCCCGCGGGGGCGGAGCGGCCGATGAGCGGCGTCCGGTCCTACGCGGTCGACCCCGACGAGGCGGCGCGGCTCTGGGCACTGTCCGCCGAGCTGACGGGCGTCGACGCCTTCGCGTGA